From one Diorhabda carinulata isolate Delta chromosome 12, icDioCari1.1, whole genome shotgun sequence genomic stretch:
- the LOC130899889 gene encoding uncharacterized protein LOC130899889, translating into MCKHRTTSYYITQVLTGHGSFGTFTKRIRKTEYDTCRTCGQRDDPAHVLYECARWGEERTRLKEQLGCDLPTATEIIGKMLEDKVTWNAVTTYMTVVMNRKEKEDRNSQG; encoded by the coding sequence ATGTGCAAACACAGAACCACTTCTTACTACATCACGCAGGTTCTGACGGGGCATGGTTCGTTCGGTACCTTCACTAAAAGAATCCGTAAAACCGAGTATGACACATGTAGAACATGTGGGCAAAGGGACGACCCGGCCCATGTCCTCTACGAATGTGCGAGATGGGGTGAGGAGAGAACCAGACTGAAAGAACAACTAGGATGTGACTTGCCAACGGCAACCGAGATCATAGGGAAAATGTTGGAGGATAAAGTAACCTGGAACGCGGTAACGACGTACATGACCGTAGTAATGAACAGAAAGGAAAAGGAGGATAGAAACTCTCAGGGATAG